A window of Mucilaginibacter paludis DSM 18603 contains these coding sequences:
- a CDS encoding type III polyketide synthase yields the protein MGSCISAIGTANPQYRITQQTIYQFMVNAFGLDSNNAARLKQIYDGSGIDWRHSVIPDFSFDDPAQNIFFGKSANLEPFPGTRQRLSLYQQTAVHVAAEAARECFSAFNEDIAPTITHLVTVSCTGMYAPGIDIELVEKLGLNRRTERTCINFMGCYGAINALKAADYICRADANARVLVISVELCTLHFQKANTLDNWVANSLFSDGAAAVLVEHESKRPRNRPCLLLNHFYSEFIPEGAGDMGWYVGDFGFEMKLTSKVSRHIKKHIKPLTEHVLQSAGLSFEQIDIFAMHPGGRSILEAIEEALAIPPAANELAYQTLREHGNMSSATILFVLQKILQSAPDGGQKILSFAFGPGLTVEGMILETGK from the coding sequence ATGGGCAGTTGCATCAGTGCCATAGGCACGGCTAATCCTCAATACCGTATAACACAACAAACCATTTACCAATTTATGGTAAATGCATTTGGATTGGACAGCAATAACGCCGCGAGGCTCAAACAAATTTATGATGGCTCGGGCATAGATTGGCGGCACTCGGTAATTCCCGATTTTTCTTTTGACGATCCTGCCCAAAATATTTTCTTCGGCAAGTCTGCCAACCTCGAACCTTTTCCCGGTACCCGGCAGCGCCTTAGCCTGTATCAGCAAACTGCCGTTCATGTTGCCGCCGAGGCTGCGCGCGAGTGCTTCAGCGCGTTTAACGAAGATATAGCGCCCACCATAACCCACCTGGTTACTGTAAGCTGTACCGGTATGTACGCCCCCGGAATTGATATTGAGCTGGTTGAAAAACTGGGCCTTAACCGCCGTACCGAGCGTACCTGCATTAATTTTATGGGCTGCTACGGCGCCATTAACGCGCTTAAAGCGGCCGATTATATTTGCAGGGCCGATGCCAACGCCCGTGTATTGGTAATCAGCGTGGAGCTTTGCACCCTGCATTTTCAAAAGGCAAATACCTTAGATAACTGGGTGGCCAACTCCTTATTTTCAGACGGTGCGGCAGCGGTATTGGTAGAACATGAATCAAAACGCCCCCGTAACAGGCCTTGCCTGTTATTAAATCATTTTTACTCGGAGTTTATCCCTGAAGGGGCCGGTGATATGGGTTGGTACGTGGGCGATTTCGGCTTCGAGATGAAGCTCACGTCCAAAGTTTCCAGGCATATTAAAAAACACATTAAGCCCTTAACTGAGCATGTATTGCAAAGTGCGGGTTTAAGCTTTGAGCAGATCGATATTTTTGCCATGCACCCCGGCGGCAGGAGCATCCTGGAAGCTATCGAAGAAGCCTTAGCTATCCCCCCGGCTGCTAACGAGCTGGCTTATCAAACGCTGCGCGAGCACGGCAATATGTCGTCGGCAACGATATTGTTTGTATTACAAAAAATTCTGCAATCGGCGCCGGATGGGGGTCAGAAAATTTTGAGTTTTGCCTTTGGTCCCGGTTTAACTGTTGAAGGAATGATATTGGAAACCGGCAAATGA
- a CDS encoding NAD(P)/FAD-dependent oxidoreductase: MNDVIIVGGGLAGLFNALLLNRAGLQVTVIERKSYPFHRVCGEYVSNEVIPFLSGLDIDLSQLDVARIKRLEVTAVSGTVLSKKLDLGGFGLSRYTFDHYLYKKASAEGVNFLLDTRVENIEFKDEHFEVNIPGRVLTAPLVIGSFGKRSNLDQKLKRDFFYKRSPYLAVKFHIRADFPDDVIQLNNYKDGYCGVSKIEADRYCMCYLAHRDDLRRYGNLQELEKNIICQNPYLKKLFDTAEFLLDKPEVINEISFEKKHPVENHILMSGDTAGMIAPLCGNGMTMAIHSAKILSAIILQHYKPHDFNPRQRLRIENAYTAQWESNFARRLWIGRQLQRIFGANAMTTLSLKTLNALPPLADYLISKTHGQPFS; this comes from the coding sequence ATGAATGATGTAATTATAGTTGGCGGCGGCTTGGCCGGCTTGTTCAATGCCTTGCTATTGAACAGGGCCGGCTTGCAGGTAACCGTAATTGAGCGCAAAAGCTACCCCTTCCACCGGGTATGCGGCGAATATGTATCCAACGAGGTTATACCCTTTTTATCCGGTTTGGATATCGACCTGAGCCAGCTTGACGTTGCCCGCATTAAGCGCCTGGAGGTAACCGCAGTATCGGGCACCGTGCTCTCCAAAAAACTCGACCTCGGCGGCTTCGGTTTAAGCCGCTATACTTTTGATCATTACCTGTACAAAAAAGCATCTGCCGAAGGCGTTAATTTTTTACTGGATACCCGGGTTGAAAACATTGAATTTAAAGATGAACACTTTGAGGTCAACATCCCCGGCAGGGTATTAACAGCGCCCCTGGTTATAGGCTCATTCGGTAAGCGCTCCAATCTCGACCAAAAGCTAAAGCGCGATTTTTTTTACAAACGTAGCCCCTACCTGGCCGTTAAGTTTCATATCCGCGCCGATTTTCCGGACGATGTGATCCAGCTTAATAATTATAAAGATGGCTACTGCGGTGTGAGCAAAATTGAGGCCGACCGTTATTGCATGTGCTACCTGGCCCACCGCGACGATCTGCGCCGGTATGGCAATTTACAGGAACTGGAGAAAAATATCATCTGCCAGAACCCTTACCTCAAAAAACTTTTTGATACAGCGGAATTTTTGCTGGATAAACCGGAGGTGATTAACGAAATATCTTTCGAAAAAAAGCACCCGGTTGAGAACCATATTTTAATGAGCGGTGATACCGCAGGCATGATAGCGCCGCTTTGCGGCAACGGCATGACGATGGCTATCCACTCGGCTAAGATCCTGTCTGCCATTATTCTGCAACATTACAAACCCCATGATTTTAATCCGCGACAGCGCCTCCGGATTGAAAATGCCTATACAGCGCAATGGGAAAGCAATTTTGCCCGCAGGCTCTGGATTGGGCGGCAATTACAGCGGATATTCGGCGCCAACGCCATGACCACCCTGAGCTTGAAAACCCTGAATGCGCTGCCGCCATTGGCCGATTACCTGATTAGTAAAACACACGGACAACCTTTTTCCTGA